DNA sequence from the Alteribacter lacisalsi genome:
GGAATGTACGTTTACATTGATCCTGCCATCGGGCTTTATTTCCGATGGCTTCGTATTTGGACGGAAAGCGGCCTGCTGAAGATCAATCAGCGCCGTTTGATGAGTAAGTAAAGCTGGAGGTAAAGAATTCTATGAAAAAAGACCGAGGACTGCTTATCGTTCTCTCCGGACCATCAGGAGTCGGGAAAGGTACTGTTTGTGCCGCACTCAGAAAACACGATACGGATATCCAGTATTCTGTTTCTGCCACGACACGAAATCCCCGTGAAGGCGAAACCGACGGGGTGAATTACTTTTTTAAGAAAAAAGAAGAATTTGAGCACATGATTCAAAACAGCCAGCTTCTCGAATGGGCGCAGTACGTTGATAATTATTACGGCACGCCTCGGGAATATGTGGAACAGACCCTGGCAGAGGGTAAAGACGTCATTCTTGAGATTGAAGTCCAAGGTGCCCTGCAGGTCAGGGAATCCTTTTCAGAAGGTGTATTTATTTTCCTTATGCCGCCTAGTCTGAAAGAGCTTCGCAGCCGGATTGAAGGCCGCGGAACTGAAACGAAGGACCTGATTGACAGCCGGATGACAGTGGCAAAAGAAGAAATTGATATGATGAACAAATATGATTATGTTGTAGAGAACGATGAAGTGGAATCTGCGGTTGAACGGATAAAGTCGATTGTAACTGCTGAGCACTGCCGCCGTGAGCGGCTGATCGAAAAATACAAAGAATTAGCGGAGGTTGAGTAAATGTTAAATCCGTCGATCGATAACCTGATGAAAAAAATCAATTCAAAGTATACTCTCGTTACAGTGTCAGCAAAGCGTGCGCGGGATCTGCGTGACAATCCTGAAACGAAACTCAGAGTTGAGCATTCAAAGTCTCCAAACCTTGTTGGTAAAGCCCTTGAGGAAATTGATGCTGAACAGATTCATTTTGTCCGTGAAGAACTGAAGCCGGGCGAAGAATAATAAAAGGGGATGTTTCCAATGGCCTGAGCGGCTGCGGAGATGTCCCTTTTTTTGCTGTTTTAGGAGTATATAAAATTCGGTAACTGTTGATATATCTTTTTTATGCGGAGGTGCACGCCGGCAGTGAAACTCCTGCGGCAGTGGGTTGGCA
Encoded proteins:
- the gmk gene encoding guanylate kinase, whose protein sequence is MKKDRGLLIVLSGPSGVGKGTVCAALRKHDTDIQYSVSATTRNPREGETDGVNYFFKKKEEFEHMIQNSQLLEWAQYVDNYYGTPREYVEQTLAEGKDVILEIEVQGALQVRESFSEGVFIFLMPPSLKELRSRIEGRGTETKDLIDSRMTVAKEEIDMMNKYDYVVENDEVESAVERIKSIVTAEHCRRERLIEKYKELAEVE
- the rpoZ gene encoding DNA-directed RNA polymerase subunit omega — translated: MLNPSIDNLMKKINSKYTLVTVSAKRARDLRDNPETKLRVEHSKSPNLVGKALEEIDAEQIHFVREELKPGEE